From Primulina tabacum isolate GXHZ01 chromosome 2, ASM2559414v2, whole genome shotgun sequence, one genomic window encodes:
- the LOC142530480 gene encoding AAA-ATPase At5g57480-like — protein MKEIWTTMASIMGVWAFCQSLLHTVFPPELRFASLKFVHRLFSYFSSYCYYDITEIDGVNTNELYNAVQLYLSSSASISGTRLSLTRGLNSSSITFGLSNNDRLIDSYKGIAIEWEHIVTQRQAQTFSWRPLPEEKRGFTLRVKKKNKQLVLSSYLDFVMEKANELRRRNQDRLLYTNSRGGSLDSRGHPWESVPFKHPSTFDTLAMDPLKKSEIMDDLLDFANGESFYQKTGRAWKRGYLLYGPPGTGKSSMIAAMANFLGYDIYDLELTEVNTNSELRKLLMKTSSKSIIVIEDIDCSINLANRNKNGGFAASASVSGSRKNNYDVSSLPGSEDTGNTITLSGLLNFTDGLWSCCGSERIFVFTTNHIEKLDPALLRCGRMDMHIHMSYCSFSALKILLKNYLGYDEIDLEKGILEGLEGVIDASEMTPADISEILIKNRRDKRKAIGELLEKLKVKAEKIGLKPRKKDDDGLEEEDEEQEKRALDSPKDGSDNHLQENCIKFQENNGGIHENGEEQITKCET, from the coding sequence ATGAAGGAGATTTGGACAACAATGGCATCGATAATGGGCGTTTGGGCTTTCTGCCAGAGCCTCCTTCACACAGTTTTCCCACCCGAACTACGTTTCGCTTCCCTTAAATTCGTCCACCGCCTCTTCAGCTATTTCTCGTCTTACTGCTACTACGATATTACAGAGATCGACGGAGTAAACACCAACGAGCTTTACAACGCCGTTCAGCTCTATCTGAGCTCTTCTGCTTCGATTTCAGGCACTCGGCTGAGCCTGACTCGGGGGTTGAACTCTTCCTCAATCACCTTCGGTCTATCCAACAACGATCGTTTGATCGATTCGTATAAAGGGATTGCGATAGAATGGGAGCATATTGTTACCCAGAGGCAGGCGCAGACTTTTTCTTGGCGCCCATTGCCGGAGGAGAAGAGGGGGTTCACTCTCCGAGTCAAGAAGAAGAACAAACAATTGGTACTCAGTTCTTATCTTGATTTCGTCATGGAGAAAGCTAATGAATTGCGGCGGCGGAATCAAGATAGGTTGCTTTACACCAATTCGAGAGGTGGGTCTTTGGATTCGAGGGGTCATCCTTGGGAATCCGTGCCGTTTAAGCATCCCAGTACTTTCGACACATTGGCCATGGATCCTTTGAAGAAATCTGAGATTATGGATGATCTTCTGGATTTCGCGAATGGGGAGTCCTTCTATCAGAAGACTGGGAGAGCTTGGAAAAGAGGGTATTTGTTGTATGGTCCCCCAGGGACAGGTAAGTCTAGTATGATTGCCGCCATGGCTAATTTTCTTGgatatgatatttatgatcTTGAGTTGACTGAGGTGAATACTAATTCTGAGTTGAGAAAATTGTTGATGAAGACCAGTTCAAAGTCCATTATTGTCATTGAAGACATAGATTGTTCCATTAATTTAGCCAATAGAAACAAGAATGGCGGCTTCGCCGCCTCTGCCAGTGTCTCTGGTTCGAGGAAAAATAACTACGATGTTTCATCACTTCCGGGCTCGGAAGATACGGGGAACACGATAACACTTTCTGGGTTGTTAAATTTCACTGATGGATTGTGGTCTTGCTGTGGGAGTGAGAGGATATTCGTGTTTACGACAAATCATATCGAGAAACTTGATCCTGCATTGTTAAGGTGTGGGAGAATGGATATGCACATACACATGAGCTACTGTTCTTTTTCGGCTTTGAAGATTTTGTTGAAGAATTATTTGGGATACGATGAGATTGATTTGGAGAAGGGAATCTTGGAGGGGTTGGAGGGGGTGATTGATGCGTCGGAGATGACCCCCGCCGATATCAGTGAAATCCTGATCAAGAATCGGCGTGATAAGCGTAAAGCAATAGGGGAACTGTTGGAGAAGTTGAAAGTTAAGGCTGAAAAAATTGGGTTGAAACCAAGAAAGAAGGATGATGATGGActtgaagaagaagatgaagaacaGGAGAAAAGAGCTTTGGATAGTCCTAAAGATGGCAGTGATAATCACTTGCAAGAAAATTGCATTAAATTCCAGGAAAACAATGGCGGGATTCATGAAAATGGTGAAGAGCAAATAACAAAATGTGAAACGTAG